A window of Cryptomeria japonica chromosome 3, Sugi_1.0, whole genome shotgun sequence contains these coding sequences:
- the LOC131066828 gene encoding pathogenesis-related thaumatin-like protein 3.4, producing MARAILWVLLTVMAVSLLLHAGVEGVNFDIENQCPYTVWAAGTPFGGGIELKRGQSWRVNVPGGARGRFWGRTGCSFDGNGRGRCNTGDCGGLLNCQGSGGVPSTLLEYALNQYQNLDFYDISLVDGFNLRMTVVLSNTNCKRIACNSDINSKCPGELKVVDGCRSACAAFNTPAYCCTGSFLDNCPPTGYSQFFKRECPLAYSYAKDDPTSTFTCPGGSDYKIIFCGNGDSQSNSTSTSSGSLYAVE from the coding sequence GAGTGGAAGGTGTGAACTTCGACATAGAAAACCAGTGCCCTTACACAGTGTGGGCGGCAGGGACTCCATTCGGGGGAGGgatagagctaaagaggggacagtCATGGCGGGTAAATGTGCCGGGCGGGGCACGGGGAAGATTTTGGGGTCGCACCGGCTGCTCCTTCGATGGGAACGGTCGAGGCAGATGCAACACTGGCGACTGCGGGGGATTACTCAACTGCCAGGGATCTGGAGGCGTTCCCTCAACGCTTTTAGAGTACGCTCTCAATCAATACCAGAACCTGGACTTCTACGACATCTCTCTCGTCGATGGATTCAACCTCCGCATGACTGTCGTTCTTTCCAACACAAACTGCAAGAGAATCGCCTGCAATAGCGACATAAATTCAAAGTGCCCCGGAGAGTTAAAGGTCGTCGATGGGTGCAGAAGTGCGTGTGCTGCATTCAACACTCCAGCATACTGCTGTACGGGATCCTTCCTCGATAACTGCCCTCCTACCGGCTACTCTCAATTTTTCAAGCGAGAATGCCCGTTGGCCTACAGCTATGCCAAGGATGATCCCACCAGCACCTTTACTTGCCCAGGCGGCAGCGACTACAAAATTATTTTCTGCGGTAATGGTGATTCACAGTCTAATTCTACCTCAACTTCAAGTGGAAGTCTTTATGCAGTCGAATAG